DNA sequence from the Lonchura striata isolate bLonStr1 chromosome 7, bLonStr1.mat, whole genome shotgun sequence genome:
TTATAGTTCTATGTTTCTTTATCATCCATCACCTGTGCTTGCAAATAATGATATACAAGAAGGCAAGTAGCTAGTAATGATTAATCTAAATCATGTGTTAACAGTCAGACCCATCTTTTTATGAGCCAAGAAGGTCAAATAGGGATGCATCTTTATTTTCAGCCTCTCACATAGCCACATCCCATTAGTTTCAAGGATGTTTTCCCTGTTAGCTACACACTGTGTCAAAGGCTGTTTTGGGGACTGTGAGAAGGCTGTGACAGTCAGGTACATGAAGGCCACCTTATTCATACTTTCCACTTGCAGTTTTTTGGAAGAGTCTCTTAAAGAGATGTATGTGGTTAACATTTGGCTACACCTTAATGTGCAAGTCAGCAGTCTCTGGCAGCTTGCAGCTACTGCAGATCCTCAGTCTCAGATGTGCCTCTGTCTATCAGCTTTACCTGGATCAGACATAAGCTGTCATACCTCAAGGCCAGCTTGGCTTGCCTGTCTGCTTCATTATAGACCCATGTACAATTTTGCACTCTTCTGATGGCTTTTGTTCTGTTGAGGTATATTTCATGCATCTCTGTCTCTATCCTTTGAATATTTCAAAGCACAGGCCTTCACTGTGCAAAAATTGGGATAAGTGCCCAGGACTGCCTGGGAGGCTGGTGCAGAAACATCATGCTCAGAGGGAACTGACCCCTGCAAGCTGTGTCAGGGTTTGTGCTGGGGCAGTGGGGCAGCACTCCTTATCATGATACTGTTCACTGAGACTCTTTATTTTGACTGATCTGCTTTGAAGTAGTGATATTAGGACTTGGTCTGTCTCTCCAAAACTGAGAAATAAGTTTTTGACCAGGCTTATGAATTGTATGAAGCCACAGACAAGTAGCTAGAGTTGCCACCTCTGTAATGTGTGAGAGAAGTGAGGAGAAGGGATGGGAAAGGAGAAGTAGCTGGTGACAGAGGGTCTAGGGAAGCTGAAGTATCACTGAAGCTGCTGAGGAACTGACTCTACCAGAGTCATCAGAGTCTATCTCTTGGGGAGCAAGTGTGGATTCTCCTCAAAACtcttgatgtttctttttctgtcttttacaTATATCCTTTACAGAATAATCACAAGAAACACTGTAGCAAGCTCATTAACTATGAAAGAATGAGGAATTGGCTTGGGGACACACCATTACATCATAAGAATTAGTCAATCTCTGAATAGGAAGTCTACATTTCCCAgggcaaaaccaaaacaactccTGTGCACAATGCAGAAAGAGGAAGCTGGAAGGGCTCATCTTGTTCAGGGTGGGATTTTTCTCCTGGATTTTGCTCCTCAAAAGGAGGAAAGTAGTATAGCTTCCAGAGATACCTGGGGCAAGGGTGAGGGGGCTCTCCCCTGCTCTCCCAGAGGCCTCCCATAGGTGTGTGGCTGTCCCATGGCCATGCTCCAGATAGCAGGCAGAAGGCAAGCCACAGCTTTTGTCCTTCTGGAATGGCTCTGTTATAATCAGCAATGGTTGAGGAGCAGTTTGTCATTGGAGGAGAGATGTTATGTGAAAGGatggctgtgtgctggagtCATGTGCTCTGGCATGCATTGAGTGTCACCCTCCCTGCCACACTGCTGCTCAGGAGCAGAGCTCTTTTGGCAGCATTTGAAAGCTATAGCAAGGTGTAAGTAAGAAATAGCTCTGTTCCTGCAACCTGAGCCAGAGTATTTTGTAAACCAGAGCCTCCACCTTTTCCCCCACCTCTGATGCCTACATCTTTTTTGTCTGTGGTATTTTGGTATGTTGCCTGTCTGTAAATCCTGTGGAATTCAGTGGGTGAGAAAACTGCTTAGAAGTTGGAACAATTTTGAACCTAGCACGTTCAAGcatttttaattctcttcttAATAGAAAACAGATTCAGCAAAATCTTTGTCCAAATCTTGAAAATATCCAGAAGTTATAAAGAAAAAGAGCAGATGAGACTACCAGTAAAAGAgtaatccttttttttctgcaagccTGTTGTTTCCCAAGACCGTATCCTGTGTGGTGGGTGTGGGTCAGACTCTCCTTGTCAAGAAGCTTAAATGGTTTAAGTGTAAACTTGACAATGCTGATGGTATCAGTGTTGGGACTGATGGGCAGAGGGCAGTGTAAGTGGGGGATGGTTTCAGATTCCCCAGCCTGGAAAGAGAAGTGAGGCATGGCTTGTTGCTAGCAGCAGATTTCCTTGTGTAGGTCACAGAGGAAAATACACCTGTCTCCCATTTGTGTCTAACATACTTGCTGATATGGTTACGATTTTCCCATGACGGGGATTGAGACTGTCTGGTCTGCTCCAGATTACAAGGCAGccaaaatattatatttttattcttgacCATACATTTTATTCCCCTTCCCCCTTTGTCATCTTCTACCTCTAGCCATTGCAATGCTGTGATACTGCACAGTTTTCCCTCTGCTGTGGGAAAATCTCCTTTCTCCATTCAGGAAGGGAAAGCTCTGAAGCTTTCATCATCTAAATCTTTCTTGAGAATGGAAGGAGATGAACACCTGTCTCATCAGCCAAAACCCTTCCAGTGCTCAGTGAGGGCACCGTACCATTGTAATGTCTGTCACCTGTCACCGCTAGCTAGTGAGGAAGGCTTGAGTTTTAACAATCTTAGCAAAATTTAGGTATCAGGCACCCGAGATGAAGCAGAGATCTTTGCAGTCAGTCACCTCCAACTCTGGTTGGATTTCACTACACAATGTAATGCCAAGCTACATACTCTGTTGCaatggggctggggtgggctcACAGAGATTTTTAATCATGAGTTATGAAGGGCTATGGGAAAGCATATTTTTACATTACCTGAGAAAGGCTGAGCTCTTCTTGTGCAattcagaaaacagattttgttCCCTGCTCTGCCACAAATGCCCCCTTTGATCTTGGGCAAATCAGCCAGTTGAAGCTGGTCCTTAGCTGCTGACCTGTAGATGAGACACAGATCCACAGTGGGAGAGTTTGAAAGATAAATAGCCACGAGGTGTTCATGTACCATATTGCTGGGGAGCTGTATAAATATCTTGGTGTACAGTGACTGACCTAGTTTCAGACAGTGGCCTTTTCCAGGCGGACATTTAATGCCAAGAAACGCACTGTTTGGGTTCAGTTGCTTAAATGTCACTTGTCTGTGCTGACTGCAGGTCACAGGAGGAGCACCATCCCTCTTGCCCTGTGTTTCTCATAGACTCGTGCTGTTTGTCAAGTGCTGTACCTCCCTTGGCCTGTGTCAGTCATGTGCTCTGTGCCTTTGACTTCCCTGTCATGTCTGCATGCTACTGGCTCTTCAAAGGCAGTGAATCAGGAGATGGAAGGATGAGCAGGAGTTGCAAGAAAGCCTCAGTGCAGATATAAGCCTTTCTGAGAAACATCTCCTTCTTCCAGACGTAACAGGCCTGTTGGCAGGATGGGGCATTTGGAGGACATTGGGAAAGGCAGTCCGGAGACCGGCTGGAAATAACTGTTGGGTCTTTGCCACTGAACCAGAAAGGGAAAGGTAGAGACACTTGCAGTCTCTGTTCCTCCCATTTTTCTTCATGTGAGGTCTTCATCTTCCAGTGTTTGAAGCTTTGTGGTCTGAGCTGGAAAGGTAAGCATTTCAGCTGGGGCTGCAAGAGGTTCACCTCCTTTGAGGAAAGGACACAGCAGGATACAGAGCACACAGTCATTTACTGGGTACATTTCTTCCTGGTGTTCATACTTCCACCAGCCTACACTGACCTTCCTTGAACTGATGATTCCCTGGTTCCAGCTTCCATTGGAACAAATGAAGTAGCTCCAGTGGAGCTCACTGGAAGAAAAAGACTTCagttctttttttcagaaaaaaaatgagaagagGTTtgattaaacaaataaaatcacaaTCATATTCATTTTAATGGCATTTCCCCTAGAAAGATAATTCAAAATTTATGGgctttataatttaaaatatttacttagGGAAATTTCAAAACAAGATCACACTCTGTTGCAGTACCATCAGAGTATTGTTTgacatagaaaataaaatgaaagatttcAGTTAATGTTAAATAGCATACACCCTCTTTGATTTAAGGACATTAATAACATACTATTATAACTATTATAGTATATATACATGTTATTTCTCACAGccttttttcactgaaaaatggTGGCataatctaaaattaaaaaaagggttttaattctaaatgaaattttgaaattcccaatttaatttctcttctgaatCTTTATTCCATGTGAAATTTCAAAAGCTATCTAAATGAGAACAACCTCCCCTAACAAGTACACAAAGCTATTTCCAAAAGTTGATATTGTCCACATGATGGCAATTCAGTTtggcagccagctctgctggtgCAGCTTAGAACCATACCATGCCTACCCACCACTCTTAGATCTATGTATTCTAGTGAATATTGCAGAAAAGAGCAACATTACTTTATCCCAAATGTACTGCTATTTTCAGTGATGAGCAATACAGGTTAGAAAATCAGAATTCTCCAGAGGGCACGATTTGGTGGCATAACAATGCGGTATTAGTTCCAACCCCTTTCCTTTGCATGTTGGTCTGAATACTTTGTGGGGGTGGGGTTTGGCTCTTCACAGATGAATTTCACTTTACTGTGGTTACAGTTGCATATGTCGCTTCTGGATAGTGCACCAGCGTTGGCTGAGGAAGTAGATGTATTCAGTCACCAATTCTGTTCTCAGTTATTCTACTGACGTCTGTGAAATTACTCTAGATTTATACCAGTGTAACCGAGAACAGAAGTTGGCCCAAAATCAAGAACAGtctctcctcttctctggcCCAGAACAAGCTGTTCAAGACAAAATTGCTAGGCCAAACCTCAAGGGGAATGGACCCAGTTTCCTGCACTGGTTTGGTTCAGACACATGGttccttttccttgctttcCAGTGCAGTGTTCAAAGATCTGATGCTGGAGTAGCTGAGGTCACCTTGTTCTATGCTAGTCATTTCTGCCAGTGTTTGGGATTTTCACCCTAAGCTGGAGAGATCCACTTCTTCATCTTCCATCTGTTGTGGCaggtatttttatttgtgtgaAGTGGTTTCCCTTTCCCCAAACAAGAGAATTCACTTTGGTTTCCCTTTATGACTACAAAGAATTGGTGAAAGTGATCTTGTTGGATGAGGGAAACAGAAGCTTGTGCTAATACATTTAATTATATGTCCACCTCAATTTAGAAATTGCCTTTCTTGACAATTCAGGGAAATGTGGCTTGAGCACTACTGCCTCTCTCGGAAGCAGCTGCCCTGCTTGTTGAAGGTGTTGTGATCCTCCCCCAGGTCCTCATGTAAACTCCCTGAcacctttttgtttgttttcctaaatgcacaatgaatccatcAGTGTTGTGATCattgagcagctgcagcaggctcTGTGCTCATTCATGTGTTGATCACTGCTGCCATGCAGGATTTTCTGGCAGTATCCAAGGGACCTCACTGAGCCAGCCCCACTCGGGCTAGGGAGGAGCTGCCACCAGCTGTGAGCGCTGTCCCAGCTTGATGACACAAAACTGAAGAGACCTTTTTCTAGCCAGAGCTCTCATCTGATTATGAAGTCCTGTGTGTGCCATCAACAAATATGAACCTATGCAAAAAAGTCATCAATTCATTAGGGATTCTCCTATTTCCCATGGTAAGGAGCATTAACTATTCATTGTCATTATGAGCCCCTGGAAACTTAAAGCAGCATGTGTGGAAGTAGAGCATGCTGCTGAAAAAATGTCAGCCCAGTCACAGGGCTCTGGGTTTTGAACTGGAGCTGTGGATGGATACTGCAGAGAAGAAACCAGCtcacaaagattaaaaaaaaaaatctttccttctCATTCTCATGGGTAATGCAATGCTGCTGACTTCAGACTGCTATGCAACTCCCAGAAGACACTGCCAAAATGCCACTGTGATGTCTCATGGCATAACCCGTCAGCCAAATACCAGCCCAAGGGGGTGGAGGAACCAACTGGCCCTTTATATATTGCAGCAGCAGTGATGTCATACGCTCCAGCCAAGTTTGCTGGTTTACCCAGCTCCTgtctagtgaaaaaaaaaggctgacaTTCAGTCTGTGCCAGGCCAGGAATAGTATCTGTAATTTAACCTCCTCATCACAACTTGCTAGGCACTTAAgagagaaactggaaaaagccTCCTATTTAAAAGAGAGGAGAGGCTGGTTTCTGGATTGAACTGCTTGAAATCTCTGTTCATACAAACTTTTTCAGTAGCTCCTATCAGATGATGGCTACCGCTAACACCTCACACATTTCTCAGCATTTCCAAGCGGTTTCAGATGCCCAGCATtgccttcctttttctttaacaTAGACTAAATTCAGACATCCTTAAATGTTTGAACTAGCTGAATCCTGACCTAAACTCAAATACTGCACCTTGCTTGTTAGTGGTCATATTCATCcaaaaagataaagaaatggAACTTTACCAGGTTATTAAACCAGTCAGGAACAGCTTCTTTGCCTAAGAAGGTGTTATCATATTTATACAAGGAATAGCTACATCAGTACAGTGTTGCTGTTTCCATCCAGTCCCAGTAATGGTCTGCACCTTAAACACCTGGTGCAgatgcagcttttccagcttgAAACATTACACTTTACAAGCACTCGTATTATGTCCAGGCAAGACAAGGATTGTCACAAGGGTTGCTGAGACAGTGGCAGTCACTATTCTTTCCTTAATCAGTGGCGCCGAGTTGTTTTTTAACTGTGACTCCATCTAGGAAAATAATTGCTGAGATTACATCATGATCTCCATGCTTATAGTTACTCTACTCACTTTTCAGCTAAAGTTCTCAGCTTACAAGGGACAATATATTTCTCCAGACCTGAAAGCCAAGATTCCTCCTAGATCAGGCTCCACCACCACTAAGTAGTGATAAACATTGTGCCACTAGAATGTAGTCAGCAGCCCCATTAATGAGTAAGACAGAACTTAATCACCATGTCTGTGTTGGTTTGCACAGTTAAGAGTACCGCAGAAGCAGTAAAATTGTAATTTAACCTCTGAGCAAAGAGAGAACTGACTGCACATCTCTGGAGTGAGGATACCTTTTACATCTGTCTGTAACCAGATGCAGCACTGTTtgttgtttgcttgcttttcctttagtctaactttttttttttttttttttacccacaCATCTTGGACAACATAAAGCTGTGATTGATACAGGCTTATCCCTAAACACACAATTGCCATTCTTCAGGTGAGGTGCAGGACACAATCACAGTGGGTGAGCCCTTGTTGCCTCTTTTGCCAGTAGGTTTTGGATATCATGAGCTGACTCAAAAATTTCCTTTGGGAAGACTCTGCTATCTGCATTACCTCAGGGCCAGACAGTTTTCCTTGTGGGAAATTGTTATGTTCTTGCATAGATTAGGCAAGCTGACCTGAACCTTGGGGGTTTCCACAGCAGAAGAATGGCAGCAGTTCATGTTCACCATGGCTGAGCTTTCCTTTAGTATCTCCAGCCTCTGGTTCATGCATGGAAGCAAAAGATGTTTTGTTTACTGCCCCTTACCATGCCAGCTGTCCACCTTTCATCTCCTTTACCACAAGGACAgtgaaaaaaaaggattttcaaACTTCAGCTGCTTTAGTTCCAAGTTGTCCAGATTGACATCTGTATTTATTGCCAGTAGAAAGCCATATACAGGTGGAGTGGAGGCACATAGTTTCCTTTCAGTCCCTCTGAAAGGGTGACACAGCAGGGAAGAATTCTTCTTTTTAGCCTGGAATCATCTCCCAGCCTTTGCAAAGGGCAGAATGCCAGGAAATCATTGCTCACCCAGCTGCCAGTCCCTGCTGGGGCTACCAGAGTGTGCTGGAGATTGTGACAGTTGTTTGATAGGAACCTGACTGCACTCCACAAGCTATCAAACCCAACAGGTATTTGGTTATTGTCACTCTGGAATGGACAGCTGTCTCTTTTTGTAAGAAATCCTGTAAATCAGCCCTAAAATGGTTGTAAAATGGGAACGAACAAATGGACAAAACAATCCTCAGATCATGCAAACAAATAtctttgttttcaaatttcAGAGTTCACTTAGGATCAAAAAAAATGCTGGAGGTCAGAAACATCCTGGGGCACTACTTCTGTAGAATCTACATCACTGGACTATTTCTACCTCCTCACTAAAGATGGTCAGAAAAGAAGCCAAATACAAGTATGCGAGTGAGTTCTAAAAACAAGAAGCAAAATTATAAGGCAGGTATGTACTTGTATTTCTTGTTTGTATAACAGTTAAGAATCAAAACCAGGAGCAGGATGGCCTTTCatttgtcttctcttttttcttgctGCATTATACACAAAGATGTATGTTGGCAGGGGGAGAGAAACTcatttttgaaaaatctttGTACAAAGTCAGATGGAGAAGCTCTGTTAGGTTCATTTTATTTCTGGTGTAATCTATTGTAGTTATGCATAAGTCATTGGAATTGCATGGCTGGAAGGATAGGATCTAAATTCACTATCATGCTTGGAGTCTAAAAATAGGTTGGCTGAGATTCttttaaatagaaaaggaaGGTAAGGAGtgtttttatttgaagaaaCAACTGAGCCAGAGTAATTCAGCTGATTAAACTCAGTTCCAGCACTGGTTCATCATAGAGAGAAACAGGTTCTTTTCAACAGTTTCACTGAGATGGACCAAGGTGGAATCAGGGATTTGGACACCTGAAGAGGTTGGAATCTAGATCTGAATTTCATTGCTCAGTTTTATGAGCTGAATCAGTGGATTCAAGCTTGAGATGTAGCTATCTTCTACTTGTATAGAAGTCACTGTAGATGTGAACCGTGGTATTTCAGCTCATCACAAGTTCATAATTCCATTGTAAGGAGGAAATGGAGATACAGACCAGTCTTTCATTAAAGAATTTTAGCCAGTTCTGGAGTATGCCTTTAAAATTAGTCTCCCTGAAGTTAGTCAAAACTTTGTTCAAGTCCTTGAATGTGAGAATAATAATCTAAAAAATTTACAGAGAAAATGAAGAGTTGTAGTGTAGAGATTTCAAGTACAGCCAAAGGGTCTATTTTACTATTACTTGTTCAATTAAAAGATTCCCCCATCCTGTGTTCAGACAGGACATACACAAAAATCTCAGTACTGTGGGCCCTGACTGTGTGTCATAATCTGTGGTACCTTATAATTGTGTTGAATGTGCTACCTTTAGctctcagcagtgctggaacTGAAATCAAAtgttccctgtgctgctgtagTGGGTCTGCTACAGTCCCCGGGGCACTCCTGCCTTCTGCTGGCTAAGCTGATGCTAGCAGCCTCTTCAATCCAACAGACCAACACAACCCTGCTGTATCCTGCTATGGGGGGCTAAACTGTACCCCAGCACTGTTTGTCTGGAACATGCACAGAAATCCTTTTCACTTGTAGTGCTATTCTGTTTTCTCAAACAAGGGTTGTGTTCATGGCAGTTATTAAGACAAAGCTGTGACAATTCAGTTTtgtaaatttttctttcattttggttttagtATGCAATGATATACTTTGTGACATCTCTTTTAAGCAATTTTTTGTTACTAATTCTTCCTGGCCAAAAATGGCTAATCTTCTTTTCTAAATGGATGCACAGCATTTAGAAGTGTTTATGGTTGGAGGTATGGAAAGGGaagtatttgaaatctgtttcTTATGTCCTTGTTTAAGAGCTCAAGTAAAAATATGAGgtaaaaccacttttttttaatggctctTTCCAGAAATTAAACTATCTACCATGAGCTACTTGAATTGATTAAAATAACAGTGATTTTTGATCAAAACAACAGTGATGATGTTCGTTGTGTAGCATCACAAAAGTAGTCAGCGACTGATATATCTGGAAAATGCTCTCTGCCTAATAGTGTTAATATagaaaaaattgtaatttataatttttggcCTTGCAGAGAAGAAAGTTTTCTTCAGCTATTCTGTAAGATGAGTCAATGTGCAGCAGCACCATCTGGAAGAATGGCTTTGTGCTTGTGAATTGCAAACAGCTGGATCTGCCTCACAAAGTCACCTGCCTATTCAACATCTCAAACAAAAGTATCCTTTGGATACTTCACCCATGACTCTCATGAACAATGCAGGGAAATAAGAAACACACAGAAGGACACAGTGATTCCTCAAGTATTGGGAGTCTCCTGGATGACACAGACAGAGAGGTGAGCAGCCTCACAGATCGGGCTTTCAAAAGTTTGTGTGTAGCAGAACTTGAAGACCCTTACAATGAACCAGAACTTTGCATTTCACCTGACTTTGCCCTCCAGTTGTCTGCTAAAATTCACTCAGGGACGTTAAACCATGACATCAAGAAAAGCAATGTCTGTGACAAGCTAACAGCAAGAAACAATGAACATACAATATGGGCTTCTACATTCCAGCAGTTACCTAAGTATGCTTTGGAGGAAAAGAGGATTGCCAAAAACAACACCTTTGCCATGGAAAGGAAATTGAGCTTGCCAGTCCCTGGTCCAAGGAACAATAAGCATGTTTCAAAAGTGTCCTCATTGATTAAGACATTTGATAAGACTGCAGACCAAGGGTCAGGAAGTTCTCTGATAGCAAATAAGCAGCCCATTAAGAACAGctttcaaaaatacaaaataaatcatGGCAGTGATACTGCTTCCTGGGATGATACAGACATTTTAAGTATCCACAAGGAActttctgaattttctgaggCTAGTCAAGGTAGCCACTGCCTCAGCGGCAAACATGAGCCACAGAGAAGACGTAATAAAATAGACCTGAGTTATGGAGACTCTGATGGTTATTATCCTGTGCTGATTGAGATGTCAAAAGTAGCCAAGTCAAATTTTTCCCATTCTTCTAAGAAggctttaaaaaacagaaacttGAAAGTTAGTGAGCCAGCAAAAAAAGGTAGTTTTCTTCACAGTGAAAATAGTGCTTTTGAATCATGGAATGTTCATCataaaaaaatgacagaaaaggaGGAATTTGTTCacataaaaatggaaaaggatggtCTTGCATACCTGGAAGAATCACCAGTTGTTAAAGGACTCCACACAGGTGAACATAAATCGTCACCTGTCATGACCACTATTGCTAAGAAAGATAAAGATTTTCAGATGAAGCCAACTGTACAAGAAGCTTCTTTCTCTCTCCGAGTTGTACCTCAGGGTCTCCTCCCTTCAGAAAGCAAATATCCTGTTGCTTTCCCTCCCACTCCTCCCCCTAGGAACCATGTACACCAGGGTCCCCCTCGGCCACCCCCTGCCCCACCAGCACCTCCTCTCCCACCCCCCTCCCGGCCTGGCCGCCCCTCAACACCCCCGAGCCCCGAagcccctcctgtgccaccACCCCCAGTGCCAGCTCGACTTTCCCCCACTGCCTTGTCCCAGGCCTCTGTGTCACCCCAGTCTGTGTCCTGTAGGACGGTTTCACCCTCACTCAGGTTTGAGTCCCCCAGTCCACCTCCACCGAAACCCCAGGCCACCTTCACTGAAGAGGAGTCCCAGAGCCCCCAGCTGGGCAATGCCCATCCACCCTGGAGGAGACAGAGGGCTACAGAAGGGGCAGCAGGGAAGAGACAGGCTGCAAAGGAGAAGGGCACAGACAGCCACAAGACCTCACTGTCTGAAAAGGCAACTGGTGCTGACCTTGGTCTGCGTGTGACTCCTCTGGCTAAACAGGCAAGCTCCCCTGCATCCATCAGCTCCTCTTTCAACATCAGCGAACTCCTAACACCCATCATACCACCAAAACAGGAGGTGGACACTGTTGAAAGTGAGCTGATCCCACTGACACCTCCTCCCACAGAGAGCACGGCCTCAGGAGACCATGGGGAGAGCACCTTAGATGATTACAGGTCTTGGGATAATTGCAGGTTGACAGCATCAAGTCTGTTATTTAACTTAAAGGATGTGCGCAAACGTGTTAAAAGCATTTATACCCCTTCTCCCCTGTTAAGGGccttggaggagaaaaatagAACAAGGGAAAATATGCAGGAGACTACAAAAATGGACTCCTCATTCTCAATTTCACATGacaaaagtgagaaaaatattACAGAGAAAGATGAATTGAGTGATATAGCTTATGTATTGTCTAGCAGTGTTCATGAAAATGACAATAAAACCGATTTAACTGGACACTTCACAGGCAATTATCTGACTTTGAGTTCACCCCAGACAACAGAAGACCTTCCATTTTACCAAACTGGAGACAGCATGAAGCAAGACAATTCAAAACACCAAGATCTTGATAAAAACACAGGGGATAATGAAAATTTCCCCTTGTTCAGACATGAATCAAATGAACTTGACTTAGGAAAACATCAGCAGTATACAGCACAGAGACCCTTCAGTAGAGACAATGTAGATACGAAAGCTGGGCAGCCCATGCGAAATCACAATGTGCAGAGTGAGGAAAATGAAAGACAAGCTGCTattcagaatgaaaattttGCCTTCAAAACACTCCTAAACCAACTCTCACCACCAGAAGATGAACCTTACAGTGGCACCCAAACTAACATTGTGGTACCTGGCCATGAAGCACGAGGCAAAAGAAGTACTAGTTCCTCAGAGCAGTCCTTTGTCTCCACAGTGGAGCAGCCATTTCAGGAAGAGCCATTTCTGCCAGTGCCCCTGATGGAACAGACATGCCTCCAAGAAAGCCAGAGGACTGACAGCGAAATGGGTTCAGGAAGTAAGAAAAGGCACAAGGAGAGATGGAAAGAGGTTGGGCAAGATGAACTGCAATATTGTGCTTGTATCAGCCCTGATACTGGTGCAGCAGAGAAGAGGGAGGGAAGTGTTACTGGGAATGAACAGAGGAGCTTGATGAAAGAGAAActagagagagagaaaagagaagaggcCAACAGCACAAATTCTGCATCTGACAATATAAGAGACACGTCCATCTCCAGGCCTGAGGAACCACAAACACCCTCATCTTCAAGCTCAACCAAACCCAGTCTGTTCATGATTAAAGATAACACATTCAGGTCACCTCAGGTAATAAAGGCTGTCAAGCTGCCCCTACTCCggtcattttccctggatgATACAGTGAGCAGCAGTTATAAGGAAATGGAACGT
Encoded proteins:
- the C7H10orf71 gene encoding cardiac-enriched FHL2-interacting protein, whose translation is MQGNKKHTEGHSDSSSIGSLLDDTDREVSSLTDRAFKSLCVAELEDPYNEPELCISPDFALQLSAKIHSGTLNHDIKKSNVCDKLTARNNEHTIWASTFQQLPKYALEEKRIAKNNTFAMERKLSLPVPGPRNNKHVSKVSSLIKTFDKTADQGSGSSLIANKQPIKNSFQKYKINHGSDTASWDDTDILSIHKELSEFSEASQGSHCLSGKHEPQRRRNKIDLSYGDSDGYYPVLIEMSKVAKSNFSHSSKKALKNRNLKVSEPAKKGSFLHSENSAFESWNVHHKKMTEKEEFVHIKMEKDGLAYLEESPVVKGLHTGEHKSSPVMTTIAKKDKDFQMKPTVQEASFSLRVVPQGLLPSESKYPVAFPPTPPPRNHVHQGPPRPPPAPPAPPLPPPSRPGRPSTPPSPEAPPVPPPPVPARLSPTALSQASVSPQSVSCRTVSPSLRFESPSPPPPKPQATFTEEESQSPQLGNAHPPWRRQRATEGAAGKRQAAKEKGTDSHKTSLSEKATGADLGLRVTPLAKQASSPASISSSFNISELLTPIIPPKQEVDTVESELIPLTPPPTESTASGDHGESTLDDYRSWDNCRLTASSLLFNLKDVRKRVKSIYTPSPLLRALEEKNRTRENMQETTKMDSSFSISHDKSEKNITEKDELSDIAYVLSSSVHENDNKTDLTGHFTGNYLTLSSPQTTEDLPFYQTGDSMKQDNSKHQDLDKNTGDNENFPLFRHESNELDLGKHQQYTAQRPFSRDNVDTKAGQPMRNHNVQSEENERQAAIQNENFAFKTLLNQLSPPEDEPYSGTQTNIVVPGHEARGKRSTSSSEQSFVSTVEQPFQEEPFLPVPLMEQTCLQESQRTDSEMGSGSKKRHKERWKEVGQDELQYCACISPDTGAAEKREGSVTGNEQRSLMKEKLEREKREEANSTNSASDNIRDTSISRPEEPQTPSSSSSTKPSLFMIKDNTFRSPQVIKAVKLPLLRSFSLDDTVSSSYKEMERKFMSPAVYNKQPRNMLHAQEVGWWASRHRGQQNVRDGAPDREKEASEPGSTSVTLDPSLLDNTESFSFGKLTEEDEKTCVLLNKFGKVDEETVCRSKKKPTKARHSLTQPIIGPENDQAQNNPSYPAERKTNYFKNHHLSNRKGGSCAKKIITRQTISPVTGSILEDHTCSSVSNDTLEDILHTEDAPLLDSLSCSAVTSPRSGSTMHSLAASSLSDKPTISGFRETEDGTNPALWNTALERQAYMPAEEIINSAQRNLLLDVEREDGRLEPRGLSGRPTGKPPTVPPKTEKALRRAKKLASKRKKVQEQQKSHQTEHADAVGRKPTHSGETTVSASPLVYSPLHPPFPSTFTPTETTPGKPRLAPAASSSPSSTQRKLLQDPDSGQYYVVDLPAEVNVKTFYDPETGKYVQVSVPSLDQNLHQSTSSEIKNSPYASYPRVLPLPASSVAVLKSPSQLSEPAWSVPAAPEPAELPEDGQQDYRHTESVDTQPDTEPASYSYHRDAGETQLHLGKDMSPIQSTSIVTLTNLDDFAAEGVS